Proteins from a genomic interval of Rhinoraja longicauda isolate Sanriku21f chromosome 16, sRhiLon1.1, whole genome shotgun sequence:
- the LOC144601202 gene encoding putative G-protein coupled receptor 139, whose product MHGQVTGLVSIIYYHFLAVVGVPGNIVTIVILSRGRCGLSRCITWYLVGMAATDLLVLIMAVILNRVTAIHFPDIFLSITPVCRLKLALTYAAIDSSVWLTVAFTFNRFVAICCQKLKTKYCSQKMAAVVIGTICAVCCTKNIPWYFLYEPLYIINEVAWFCNLKGSFYVEPAWIAFDWLQRILNPCLPFLLMLFLNVFTVKHILAANRARRRLRIENKGENQNDPEVENRKKSIILLFSISGCFIALWTTYIANVIYVHFTKVNYTPNTVLQEGGFMLALLSCCTNTCIYGVTQKKFREEFKNGLKYPVNLVINLVKS is encoded by the coding sequence GTAATATAGtgacgattgtgatcctgtcccgtggAAGGTGCGGTCTTTCCAGGTGCATCACGTGGTATTTGGTAGGCATGGCAGCGACTGATCTCCTCGTTCTGATCATGGCGGTGATCCTAAATCGCGTCACTGCCATACATTTTCCAGACATCTTTCTCTCTATCACTCCAGTCTGCCGACTGAAATTGGCTCTAACCTACGCAGCCATCGACAGTTCTGTCTGGCTAACGGTGGCATTTACCTTCAACAGGTTTGTAGCCATTTGTTGCcaaaaactgaaaacaaaatattgctctCAGAAAATGGCGGCTGTCGTCATTGGAACCATTTGTGCTGTATGCTGTACAAAGAACATCCCTTGGTATTTTTTGTATGAGCCTTTGTACATCATCAATGAAGTCGCTTGGTTCTGCAATCTGAAAGGAAGTTTCTATGTTGAACCTGCATGGATAGCGTTTGACTGGCTTCAGCGTATTTTAAACCCATGTCTCCCCTTCCTATTGATGTTGTTTCTAAATGTTTTTACTGTAAAGCATATTTTAGCGGCAAACAGAGCCCGCAGAAGACTTCGGATCGAGAATAAAGGAGAAAATCAGAATGATCCTGAGGTGGAAAACCGTAAAAAGTCAATCATTTTACTTTTCAGTATCTCAGGGTGTTTCATTGCGTTATGGACAACGTATATTGCCAATGTCATTTATGTGCATTTTACAAAGGTGAATTATACACCAAACACTGTTCTCCAAGAAGGCGGATTTATGTTGGCGCTTCTGAGCTGTTGCACAAACACGTGTATTTATGGGGTGACTCAGAAGAAGTTCAGAGAAGAATTTAAAAATGGTTTAAAATACCCGGTGAATCTCGTTATTAACTTGGTGAAATCATGA